One genomic window of Marinobacter adhaerens HP15 includes the following:
- the tssE gene encoding type VI secretion system baseplate subunit TssE → MFQHPASDGSQASSGSLFERLEQAAEPAGQSTGDVTRVVESIKRHLVRLLNAHPGNSASVPDLGLLDFNDATLGTHDLSVQIRGAIRQCIEKFEPRVKRVDVVNLPQGPDPLQLRFQVTVYLNVGSKDDKTTIDLVLDDKRYYQVV, encoded by the coding sequence GTGTTCCAGCACCCGGCCAGCGACGGATCGCAGGCCAGCAGCGGCAGCCTGTTCGAGAGACTCGAGCAGGCTGCTGAACCGGCTGGCCAGAGTACGGGAGACGTGACCCGCGTTGTTGAATCGATCAAGCGCCACCTGGTTCGGCTGCTGAATGCCCACCCGGGCAACAGTGCCAGCGTACCGGATCTGGGCCTGCTGGACTTCAACGACGCCACGCTCGGCACCCACGATCTGAGCGTCCAGATTCGTGGCGCGATCCGGCAGTGCATCGAGAAGTTCGAGCCCAGGGTGAAGCGGGTGGATGTCGTTAATTTGCCCCAGGGCCCTGATCCGTTACAGCTGCGGTTTCAGGTGACGGTCTATCTGAACGTCGGTTCGAAAGACGACAAAACAACCATAGATTTGGTATTGGATGACAAACGTTACTACCAGGTGGTGTAA
- the tssC gene encoding type VI secretion system contractile sheath large subunit — MSDTAVQQSAASESVTEGSLLDQVMANSRMAPADEGYDVARKGVATFIANLLKSDEKGQPVNKALVDQMVVELDRKISAQMDEILHAPKLQELESSWRGLKLMVDRTDFRENIKVDILHATKTELLEDFEFAPDVTQTGFYKHIYSTEYGQFGGEPVGAVVGNYAFTPSTPDMKLLQYVSSVGAMAHAPFLSSVAPSFFGVDSYQELPAIKELKAVFEGPKYAKWRSLRESEDARYLGLTSPRFLLRVPYDPTENPVRSFNYKEDVSGDHEHYLWGNTAYLLATRLTESFAKYRWCPNIIGPQSGGAVEDLPVHLFESFGQLEAKIPTEVLITDRREYEMADEGFIALTMRKGSDNAAFFSANSVQKPKQFPNTKEGKEAETNYKLGTQLPYMMIVNRLAHYIKVLQREQIGSWKERQDLERELNTWIRQYVADQENPPAEVRSRRPLRAAQVTVSDVEGDPGWYQVSLAVRPHFKYMGANFELSLVGRLDKD, encoded by the coding sequence ATGTCTGATACTGCTGTGCAGCAATCTGCTGCCTCCGAATCCGTCACTGAAGGCTCTCTCCTCGACCAGGTCATGGCCAACAGCCGCATGGCGCCGGCGGATGAGGGTTACGATGTCGCTCGCAAGGGCGTGGCAACATTTATAGCCAATCTGCTGAAAAGCGATGAAAAAGGTCAGCCGGTGAATAAGGCCCTGGTGGACCAGATGGTGGTGGAGCTGGATCGAAAGATCAGCGCCCAGATGGATGAAATCCTGCACGCGCCCAAGCTGCAGGAGCTGGAATCTTCCTGGCGCGGCCTGAAGCTCATGGTGGACCGCACCGATTTCCGTGAGAACATCAAGGTGGATATCCTCCACGCCACCAAGACCGAGCTGCTGGAAGACTTCGAGTTCGCGCCGGACGTTACCCAGACCGGTTTCTACAAGCACATCTATTCCACGGAATATGGCCAGTTCGGTGGTGAACCGGTCGGCGCGGTTGTTGGCAACTACGCCTTTACCCCGTCCACACCCGACATGAAGTTGCTGCAGTACGTATCGTCCGTCGGAGCGATGGCCCATGCTCCGTTTCTGTCCTCGGTGGCACCGTCGTTCTTTGGCGTCGACAGCTACCAGGAACTACCTGCCATCAAGGAACTGAAGGCCGTTTTCGAAGGCCCGAAATACGCCAAGTGGCGCTCCCTGCGGGAATCCGAAGATGCCCGCTACCTGGGCCTGACTTCGCCGCGCTTCCTGCTGCGGGTGCCTTACGACCCCACCGAAAACCCGGTGCGCAGCTTCAACTACAAAGAAGATGTGTCGGGTGACCATGAGCACTACCTGTGGGGCAATACCGCCTACCTGCTGGCCACCCGCCTGACGGAAAGCTTCGCCAAGTACCGCTGGTGCCCGAACATCATCGGTCCCCAAAGCGGTGGTGCAGTCGAGGACCTGCCAGTGCACCTGTTCGAATCCTTTGGTCAACTGGAAGCCAAGATCCCGACCGAAGTGCTGATCACCGATCGTCGTGAATACGAAATGGCCGACGAAGGCTTCATTGCCCTGACCATGCGTAAAGGCAGCGATAACGCTGCGTTTTTCTCCGCCAACTCGGTGCAGAAACCCAAGCAGTTCCCTAACACCAAGGAAGGGAAGGAAGCGGAAACCAACTACAAACTGGGTACCCAGCTGCCCTACATGATGATCGTGAACCGCCTGGCCCACTACATCAAGGTCCTGCAGCGGGAGCAGATCGGCTCCTGGAAGGAACGTCAGGATCTGGAGCGGGAGCTGAACACCTGGATACGTCAGTACGTGGCCGACCAGGAAAACCCGCCCGCCGAAGTCCGCAGCCGTCGCCCCCTGCGCGCGGCACAGGTCACCGTTTCTGACGTGGAAGGTGATCCGGGCTGGTACCAGGTGTCCCTGGCGGTTCGGCCCCACTTCAAGTACATGGGTGCTAACTTCGAACTGTCACTGGTTGGCCGGCTGGACAAGGATTAA
- the tssB gene encoding type VI secretion system contractile sheath small subunit: protein MSSKDGSVAPKERINIKYVPATGDQQAETELPLKMFVVGDFKGHAEETPIEDRKAISVDKNNFRSVMKEAGLTLSTTVTNKLDEEADELPVNLEFQTLDDFSPDSVARQVPELNKLIELREALVALKGPLGNVPSFRSKLQELLDNDDARDKLLAELELATDSNE, encoded by the coding sequence ATGTCTTCAAAAGACGGTTCCGTCGCGCCTAAAGAGCGCATCAATATCAAGTACGTCCCCGCCACCGGAGATCAGCAGGCAGAAACCGAGTTGCCGCTGAAGATGTTCGTGGTTGGTGATTTCAAGGGACACGCAGAAGAAACCCCCATCGAAGACCGCAAGGCCATTTCCGTCGACAAGAACAACTTCCGTTCGGTCATGAAGGAAGCCGGCCTGACCCTTTCCACCACCGTGACCAACAAGCTGGATGAGGAAGCCGACGAACTGCCGGTAAACCTGGAATTCCAGACCCTTGATGACTTCTCTCCCGACAGCGTTGCCCGTCAGGTTCCGGAGCTGAACAAGCTGATTGAACTGCGGGAAGCCCTGGTGGCCCTGAAAGGCCCATTGGGTAACGTACCGTCGTTCCGTTCCAAGCTTCAGGAACTGCTGGACAACGACGACGCCCGGGACAAGCTGCTGGCCGAACTGGAATTGGCCACAGACAGCAACGAGTAA
- a CDS encoding acyl-CoA-binding protein — MSDLKTRFDEAVNYIQTAEGDFKPSNEMKLEFYALYKQATEGDVSGKRPGMMDFVGRAKFDAWEKAKGMSSDEAMQKYIDKLEALK, encoded by the coding sequence ATGAGTGACCTGAAAACCCGCTTCGACGAAGCCGTGAATTACATCCAGACTGCCGAGGGCGACTTCAAACCGTCCAACGAGATGAAACTGGAGTTCTACGCGCTCTATAAGCAGGCCACCGAGGGCGATGTATCCGGCAAGCGCCCGGGCATGATGGATTTTGTCGGCCGCGCCAAGTTTGATGCCTGGGAAAAGGCCAAGGGCATGTCCAGCGATGAGGCCATGCAGAAGTACATCGACAAGCTTGAAGCCCTGAAATAA
- a CDS encoding site-specific integrase, which yields MDITEALEQSQPGLVARVKDAIHEQKLNQRSEQTYLHWITRFVLFSDMKDPDALANEDRRLFLEYLNDRMRVSRARFNQASQALAFFYEDVLGKTPAGDNGCAAA from the coding sequence ATGGACATCACGGAAGCGCTGGAACAGTCCCAGCCAGGCTTGGTGGCACGGGTCAAGGACGCCATCCACGAACAAAAGCTCAATCAACGCTCTGAGCAAACCTACCTGCACTGGATCACCCGGTTCGTGCTGTTTAGCGACATGAAAGATCCGGATGCGCTGGCCAACGAAGACCGCCGGCTGTTTCTGGAATACCTGAACGATCGCATGCGGGTATCCCGGGCGCGTTTCAATCAGGCTAGCCAGGCCCTGGCATTTTTCTATGAAGATGTACTTGGTAAGACGCCCGCCGGAGACAACGGCTGCGCCGCAGCCTGA
- the greB gene encoding transcription elongation factor GreB has protein sequence MTQVPGNGGPRPRYITPEGERALRDELQYLWKVKRPEVTQAVREAAALGDRSENAEYIYGKKQLREIDRRVRFLGKRLEELTVVDRLPDDRDKVFFGAWVTVEDEEGDEQTYRLVGADEFDLNKGYLSINSPLARALIGKRLDDEVSVRTPEGWKSVFVVGIRYEAPSDDK, from the coding sequence ATGACCCAGGTTCCCGGTAATGGCGGCCCACGCCCCAGATACATCACTCCGGAAGGCGAGCGGGCCTTGCGTGATGAACTGCAGTATCTCTGGAAGGTAAAGCGCCCGGAAGTGACTCAGGCCGTGCGGGAAGCTGCCGCTCTTGGTGATCGATCCGAGAACGCCGAGTACATCTACGGCAAGAAGCAGCTGCGGGAAATCGACCGTCGGGTGCGCTTTCTGGGCAAGCGCCTGGAAGAGCTGACCGTTGTGGACCGATTGCCGGATGACCGGGACAAGGTGTTTTTTGGTGCCTGGGTAACGGTGGAAGACGAAGAGGGTGACGAACAGACCTATCGCCTGGTCGGCGCCGACGAGTTTGATTTGAACAAAGGCTATCTCAGCATCAACTCACCGCTCGCCCGGGCCCTGATCGGCAAACGCCTTGACGACGAAGTGAGCGTTCGCACCCCGGAAGGTTGGAAGTCGGTCTTTGTCGTAGGAATTCGCTACGAGGCGCCATCCGACGACAAGTGA
- a CDS encoding HAMP domain-containing sensor histidine kinase: MKLLSQLRTSSFQLALLYMVVFATSVFLLLAFIYWRTAGFMTAQTDETIEAEIAGLAEQYRGRGVNGLITIIRERVARDPNAKSIYLLTTDDFLKLAGNIETWPEGSRSESGWINFTLNESVGWTGPERLARARIFEVQGGLRLLVGRDVDELTNLKRVIETAINWGMGITLALALLGGFLMSRSTTRRIEVINNTSRRIMNGHLSLRIPTRGTDDDFDQLAENLNQMLDRIVYLMEGIRHVSDSIAHDLRTPLTRLRNQLENTLMSVDNDEAREQAGRAVAEADQLLATFNALLRIARLETRGNTADMKPVPLDELVTDACELYEALAEDKDQSFEQGLESGVMIEGDRDLLFQMVSNLIDNAIKYTPEHGVIGVSVRREGADAVFEVRDSGIGIPDAEKDQVFQRFYRVGKSRSLPGNGLGLSLVSAVAEIHQGRIVLSDTHPGEESPGLTVAVKIPAYTEARKRIRAAQAEQPTDSAAGETRTAS, encoded by the coding sequence GTGAAACTGCTTAGCCAGCTCAGGACCTCGTCCTTCCAGCTAGCCCTGCTGTACATGGTGGTGTTCGCCACCTCGGTATTTCTGTTACTGGCCTTTATCTACTGGCGTACGGCGGGCTTCATGACCGCCCAGACCGACGAAACCATTGAAGCGGAAATCGCCGGTCTGGCGGAGCAGTATCGTGGCCGTGGCGTAAATGGCCTCATCACCATCATCCGTGAACGTGTTGCCCGCGACCCCAACGCCAAATCCATCTATCTGCTGACCACCGACGACTTTCTGAAGCTGGCCGGCAACATAGAGACCTGGCCGGAAGGCAGCCGTTCAGAGAGCGGCTGGATCAACTTCACCCTGAACGAATCCGTCGGCTGGACCGGGCCCGAACGCCTCGCCCGTGCCCGGATCTTTGAGGTTCAGGGTGGCTTGCGCCTGCTGGTCGGGCGGGATGTCGACGAACTCACTAACCTCAAGCGGGTAATTGAAACCGCCATCAACTGGGGTATGGGGATCACCCTTGCCCTTGCGCTGCTTGGTGGCTTCCTGATGAGCCGCAGTACGACCCGGCGTATCGAGGTTATCAACAACACCTCACGTCGGATTATGAACGGCCACCTTTCCCTGCGGATACCAACCCGTGGCACCGACGATGATTTCGACCAGCTGGCGGAAAACCTGAATCAGATGCTGGACCGGATTGTGTATCTGATGGAGGGCATCCGGCACGTTTCCGACAGTATTGCCCACGATTTGCGTACGCCCCTGACCCGACTCCGCAACCAGCTTGAAAACACGCTGATGTCGGTGGATAACGACGAGGCGAGGGAGCAGGCCGGCCGCGCCGTGGCGGAGGCCGATCAGCTGCTGGCCACCTTCAACGCGTTGTTGCGCATCGCCCGGCTGGAAACCCGGGGTAATACCGCCGACATGAAACCTGTGCCGCTGGATGAGTTGGTCACCGATGCCTGTGAGCTCTATGAGGCCCTGGCTGAGGACAAGGACCAGTCGTTCGAGCAGGGCCTGGAAAGCGGAGTAATGATCGAGGGCGACCGCGACCTGCTGTTTCAGATGGTCAGCAACCTGATTGATAACGCTATCAAATATACGCCGGAGCATGGCGTTATAGGCGTATCTGTTCGGCGCGAGGGTGCCGATGCGGTGTTTGAAGTTCGGGATAGTGGAATCGGTATTCCCGATGCCGAGAAAGATCAGGTCTTCCAGCGGTTTTACCGGGTAGGCAAGAGCCGTTCGCTACCGGGGAATGGTTTGGGTCTGAGCCTGGTGAGCGCTGTTGCTGAGATTCACCAGGGCCGGATTGTCCTCAGTGATACGCATCCCGGGGAGGAATCGCCGGGGCTTACCGTGGCGGTGAAGATTCCCGCCTACACTGAAGCCCGCAAACGCATTCGCGCGGCCCAGGCCGAGCAGCCGACGGATTCAGCGGCCGGGGAAACCCGAACCGCCTCTTGA
- a CDS encoding winged helix-turn-helix domain-containing protein, which yields MKALVIEDDQDVANYLVKGLKESDFVVDHAADGKEGMMMAASEDYDIMIVDRMLPGMDGLSIIKTVRATGNQVPVLILSALGDVDDRVEGLRGGGDDYLTKPFSFTELLARIESLVRRNRQSAETETVLRVADLEMDLLARTVKRAGQNIDVQPREFRLLEYLMRNAGQVVTRTMLLEKVWDYHFDPQTNVIDVHISRLRAKIDKEFDTPLLQTIRGAGYMLRETA from the coding sequence GTGAAAGCGCTGGTAATCGAAGACGATCAGGACGTTGCAAATTATCTTGTCAAAGGGCTGAAGGAATCCGACTTCGTGGTCGACCATGCAGCCGATGGCAAGGAAGGCATGATGATGGCGGCCAGCGAGGATTACGACATCATGATTGTAGATCGCATGCTGCCGGGAATGGACGGTCTGTCCATTATCAAAACCGTGCGTGCGACCGGAAACCAGGTGCCGGTTCTGATTCTCAGCGCCCTGGGTGATGTGGACGACCGCGTGGAAGGTTTGCGTGGCGGCGGCGATGACTACCTCACCAAGCCGTTTTCATTCACCGAATTGTTGGCCCGTATCGAATCCCTGGTGCGCAGAAATCGGCAGTCGGCGGAAACCGAGACCGTACTGCGGGTCGCCGATCTCGAAATGGATCTGCTTGCACGCACGGTAAAGCGGGCCGGCCAGAATATTGATGTCCAGCCGCGGGAGTTCCGTCTGCTGGAGTACCTGATGCGTAATGCCGGCCAGGTGGTCACCCGGACCATGTTGCTGGAGAAAGTCTGGGATTACCATTTCGATCCCCAGACCAACGTTATCGACGTACACATCAGCCGGCTGCGAGCCAAGATCGATAAGGAATTCGATACACCCTTACTGCAGACCATCCGGGGTGCAGGGTACATGTTACGTGAAACTGCTTAG
- the hyi gene encoding hydroxypyruvate isomerase, with protein sequence MPRFAANLSMLFTEVDFPERFAMARAAGFEGVEYLFPYAYPKERLGQMLSDNQLTQVLFNLPPGNWDAGERGIACLPDRVEEFQAGVDQAIDYAKALGCRQLNCLAGLKPANVSDDIAWQTLVSNVAWAAGRLADEGITLCLEAINSRVDMPGFVLDTSGKVLALIEEIDADNVRLQYDLYHMQIMEGDLVRSMECLLPWIGHIQFADNPGRHEPGTGEINFSNVFAAIDAMGYDGWVSAEYRPTGATGDSLGWFPGKA encoded by the coding sequence ATGCCCCGTTTTGCTGCCAATCTGTCCATGCTGTTCACGGAAGTGGACTTTCCCGAGCGCTTCGCCATGGCCCGGGCCGCGGGTTTTGAGGGCGTGGAATACCTGTTCCCCTATGCCTACCCCAAAGAGCGACTCGGCCAGATGCTGAGCGATAATCAGCTGACTCAGGTGCTGTTCAATCTGCCGCCCGGTAACTGGGACGCCGGTGAACGGGGCATCGCCTGCCTGCCGGACCGGGTTGAGGAGTTCCAGGCCGGCGTGGATCAGGCGATCGACTATGCCAAAGCCCTTGGCTGCCGGCAGCTGAACTGCCTTGCGGGGCTGAAGCCGGCGAACGTTTCCGATGACATTGCCTGGCAGACGTTGGTGAGTAATGTCGCCTGGGCAGCGGGCAGGCTGGCTGACGAGGGTATCACCCTGTGCCTGGAAGCCATTAACTCGCGCGTGGATATGCCAGGCTTCGTACTGGATACCTCCGGCAAGGTGCTCGCACTGATCGAGGAAATCGACGCGGACAACGTGCGCCTGCAGTACGACCTTTACCATATGCAAATCATGGAAGGGGATCTGGTGCGCTCCATGGAGTGTCTTTTGCCCTGGATCGGCCACATTCAGTTTGCGGACAACCCGGGGCGACATGAACCCGGCACGGGGGAGATTAACTTTTCGAATGTTTTTGCGGCCATCGATGCCATGGGATATGACGGCTGGGTAAGCGCGGAATACCGGCCTACCGGGGCAACCGGTGACAGTCTAGGCTGGTTTCCGGGGAAAGCCTGA